In Mucinivorans hirudinis, the DNA window CCGTACTTTTCTAAGTTTACTGACATAGTTTTTTTGTATTTAAGTGATTAATTTTCAGTGATTATTAAATGATATACCCGTTTCAAATGAAACTTCCACCGGCACAAAGATAGTAAAAAAACTTTATTGTTATTCAAATAACAGTAAAAAAATTCTCAAATCTTCACCGCTCCAAAGGTAGTACATTTATTTTATCCTACAAACTATTGACTCGGCTTTAAACAATTGAATAATTTTGAATAAATTCTGCGTCGTTCGGCAATTCAAACAAGTTTGATTGCTCTCTGCCTTGAATTTTGGGGATATTTTATGCCGGTTCAGGGCTCGAGTTGCAATAAAACCGCAGTATAATAGATTATATGAAGATTTTTGTGCGGGCATAACGCCGAAATTACGTAAAAGAGTTGTCAAAAAACCTAATTGCCTAAAGCCGAGCCAATAAGAGGGTTTCTAAAAATTCCAAAATAACCAACGGCTAATTTTTAGAAGCCCCCACAAAACAATTATTTTCCCCACTTAGATTCGACAGTAGAAGAAAATAATTTGCATCTTAAAATATTTCTTCATAGCTTTGCATATCGAAAAACGATAAATATTTATTGTTTACTATGAAGAATATAGACAAAATCCTTTCAGGTATCACCAAACTCTATTACGTATTGGTGGGGATTATTCTTTTTCAGATAGTATACATCACTGTCATTGAGAACATAGTTCACCGCACGCGAGAACGTTCGTTTGTGGATATGATAATGAACAGCCAATCATCCTTGAAAACATACATCGGATTTGCCATAATGATAGTGCTTGGGGTGTTGTCAATTTGGATTATTATTATTTTCTTCAAACTCATAAGTGCCACGTGGCGTGCGGTGAAGAGCAAAAATATCTTTGATTTGGGGACGGCGGCTCTGATTAATCGTTATGCCGTTATCAACTTGGTGGGTTCATCCTTGACAATCACCCTCTTTGTTATCTTCCCCGAGATGATTGATTCCGACCTGAGTGTCGAAGCCGAGATAGGTTACCTCTCCACAATGGTTATCTGTATGATTTTTGCGCGAATACTTCGCATCGGATATATTCTAAAACAGGAACAAGACCTTACAATATGAAGACAAAAGATAAATCGAAAAGGCGGTTGGATATCTTACTCGGACTTGGTGGCGGGGTAACGCTGTCGGCTTTTATTAATGATTTGGGTGGGTTGATAAAAATCTTCCAAGAGTATGTGTCGCAGTCAGTGTCGCCTGCTTCCGACTTTATGCGGGGAATGGCGGCGGGGCTGAACCTGACAGGCTTTATTGTGGTTATGATAATTATATGGAATATATACCAGTGCAACCGCAGAAACGAAAAACTATTTTCATTCGCATTGATATATTATGTTACGCTTTTCGGACTGCTGCAGGTAGTGTCGAGCCTATTGATGACCTTTGGGCAGGGCGGAGCCGGCAATGCGGAACGCTTCCAAATTATGATTGGGTTGTTGATAATAATTTTTGCACAGATTTTCCGTCGTGCACTCAAAATGCAACAAGAGGAGGAGCTTACGATATGATAGTAGTGAACTTGGATGTGATGATGGCGCGGCGAAAGATTTCACTTACCGAACTTGCCGAGCGAATAGACCTTACCACCGCCAACCTTTCGATACTTAAAACCGGCAAAGCAAAGGCTATTCGATTTTCTACTTTAGAGGCTATATGCCGAGAACTTGATTGCCAACCGGCAGATATTCTAGAATATGTCAATGGAACTTCTGAGAATTAGCCATTGGTTATTTTGGCATTTTTAGCGAGCAGATTTTGATTCCGGTTGTTGGGACCATAGTGGGTTATGTGGCTATAATCAAAATTATTTAATGCCGAGTTAATAAAAGATGCCGACGAAAAACCAAGAGAATAGTGGAGCATTCCTGTGAACAATCCTAAGATGATGATTTACTAATTTTTACCCCCCCACCCCCCTTAATGAAGATGAATAAAGTTATCAACTACCTCAGAGAGCTAAATCCAACCATTTTCGTCGCAATTGGATTGGCAATCCTATTGGTGTATGGCTTTATTACAGCAATAGCAGCAGAGACTCTTGGTGTTGTAGAGCTTGACCCTGCCGGAATACAACAAAATATACGGGATGAAGGTCTGATAATCTTTTACTTTATGTTGGCAATTGTTGCTCCTCTGGTAGAAACAGCAATTTCTCAAAAACTTCTATACTTTTTATTACGCAAAATCAAATGGTTGGAGGCAAACCCGCTCTATATTGCTATAATAGCGGGTTTGTTCTTCGGACTATCCCACACCTACAGTCTCGCTTATGTAATATTGGCTTGCGGGGCAGGATTCCTGTTTATGTGTTTTTACATAATCCGCTTTGGTAGAGGCTCATATTGGCTCACCGCAATAATACATTCCCTATACAACATTATTGTAACAACCATAGATATAGCACAACCGGAATAACCTCTTACTAGACCGCCGCATAAGCACAACGAATCGGCGAATTAGCCTTACCCTCTTTTACTAATTTTTTGATTGCCTTATCAACATCCACCTTTTCCACGCCAAGCTGTACCGCAATTTCTGCTGCCTTCAGTGGTTTTTCGGCTGCTTGGAGAGCTGCCAATACTTTTTCTTCCATTTTTTGTGATTTTTGTTAAAAAATTAATAACTTCGCAGGGTAAAGGTACAAAAAGCGTGCCGAAAAACAAAACTGCAACCCGAAAAACCAAATAACAACATATTTTATTAATTGTTCAATGAAAAAAATTCTTTTAACCCTTCTTGCTCTGTTGCCGCTCTTTGGTTTGGCACAAGGCATTGACCTTATGCAGGTCATCCCCAACGACACGGAGGTGCGCGTTGGTACGCTCGAAAGCGGAATAAAATACTATATCCGCAAAAACTCCAAAGACCCCAAGCGGGCTAATTTCCATATTATGTATGATGTAGGTGCTGTTCAGGAGTTGGACAACCAACAGGGTCTGGCTCACTTCTTGGAGCATATGGCTTTCAACGGCTCCAAAAACTTCCCCGGCAAAGGGATGGATGATTATCTACAATCTATCGGGGTTCACTTTGGTGAGAATCTCAATGCTATGACGGGTCAGGAGATGACAACCTATATGATTACCAATGTACCTATCACGCGTGAGGGAATCGTAGACTCGGTTCTATTGGTGCTTCACGATTGGGCGGGATTTATTGACCTCAAAGATGAGGATATTGACGATGAACGCGGCGTTATTTGTGAGGAGTGGCGCCAGGGTAATAACGCTCAGCGTCGCGTCCTTGACAAACAAATGGAGACATTCTTTCCGGGCTCGATCTACGCCAAACGTAATGTAATAGGCACGGAGGAGGTTATCTTGTCCTTTACCTATGAAGACTTGCGCTCATTCTACCGCAAGTGGTATCGTCCAGATATGCAGGCTTTTGTTATCGTTGGCGACTTCGATGTGGATGAGATGGAAGCTAAGCTCAAAAAGACAATGGCAGACATCAAGGAATTTGAGGTGAAAACTCCCAAAGATGTGGTTGTCATTACCGATAAAGAGACTCCCTCCGTTTCGATTGTTACCGACCCCGAGCTCAAGAGCACGGATGTTTCCATCATATTCCGCCACAAGCCTATTGCCAAGAAATATGCCGACCGCGTTATAGCTCTCAAACAGGATATAATGACGGGTCTTATCAGCTCGATGCTCAATGAGCGCTTCACGGAGATTGCTCGCAAAGAAAATGCTCCGTTCTTGGATGCAGGGTGCGGATATTTCAACTTTGTCGAGCCAGCCGATGTGCTATACGTTTCGGGCAGTGCACGCAATGACGAGACAGTGCAAACACTAGAGGCTGTCTATACCGAACTATTACGTATGCAGCGCGGCGGTTTCACAAACTCAGAGTTCGAACGTGTTAAGACAAACCACCTAACACGTGCCGAGCGCGCCTACAACAACCGCAACGACCGTCGTAATGGCGACTTTGTAGATGATTATATGAGCAATTTCACCTCGAACTCTCCATTTCCTTCGGCAGAAACTCAATTTGAACTAACCAAGGAGGTTTTGGCATCCATAACACTCGATGAAATCAATGCCGTAGCAAAGTCGTTGGTTAGAGACAAAAACTCGGCAGTGTTGGTGGCAGCACCATCCTCAACGCAGGTTCCTTCCGAGACTCAGATTATCGAAGTATTGGACAAGGTGAAGGGTTCGGAAATAGCTGTCTTTGTCGAAGAAGTTAACAATCAACCTCTTGTTGATCAGGCGGCAATCAAAGCCGGAAAAGTCATCAAGGTGGATAACGGTAAGTTCGAGTCTACACTATGGACACTGAGCAATGGTGTGAATGTGGTCATCAAGAAGACTGACTTCAAAGCCGACGAGGTGATTATGAACGGCGTGAAACTGGGAGGTACTTCCACCATCGAAAATCTTGATGACTTGGTATCTATCGAATTTTGGAAATACTTCTCGGGAAATGCCGGTCTAGGCAACTTCTCATCGACCGACCTTCGTAAGGCTCTCACCGGTAAGATTGCTAATGCTTCGGCAAGCTTCGGCCCGCTCACGGCAACCATTAACGGCAGCTGTTCGCCAAAAGATATGGAAACTATGTTGCAGTTGGCATACCTGCGTATGGCGGCGCCACGTTTCGAGCAGACCGACCTCAATGTTGTAACAAATCAATGGCGTTCGATGATACCGAACATCATCCAGACTCCTGACTATGCCTTCTCATACCAGACAAACAAAACCATAACCGGCAACAACCCGCGAGCTATGGCAAATTTGCCAAGTATGGAGATGTTGGATAAAGTGTCTCTAGAGCGTATGGCAGCTATGTACAAAGCCCAATTTGCCAATGTGAGCGGTATGACATTTGTATTTACAGGTAATTTCGATGAGGATGCGCTCCGTCCTTTGGTTGAGAAATATCTAGGTTCATTGCCAAGCGATATGAAGGAGAGTCCCAAATTTGGTAAATATCATATTCATAATGTGGAGGGTAAGGTTACCAATGAGTTCCGCACAAGGATGGAGACACCGAAGGTAACGTCGCTATCTATCTACTCGGGAAATATCGAATGGAATGATACTGAACGCATAAACCTTGCCGCTATCCGTCACATACTCGAGGTACGTTACACCAAATCAGTTCGCGAAGAGGCGGGCGGCACTTATGGAGTTCAAG includes these proteins:
- a CDS encoding CAAX amino terminal protease family protein; translation: MKMNKVINYLRELNPTIFVAIGLAILLVYGFITAIAAETLGVVELDPAGIQQNIRDEGLIIFYFMLAIVAPLVETAISQKLLYFLLRKIKWLEANPLYIAIIAGLFFGLSHTYSLAYVILACGAGFLFMCFYIIRFGRGSYWLTAIIHSLYNIIVTTIDIAQPE
- a CDS encoding putative zinc protease pqqL; its protein translation is MKKILLTLLALLPLFGLAQGIDLMQVIPNDTEVRVGTLESGIKYYIRKNSKDPKRANFHIMYDVGAVQELDNQQGLAHFLEHMAFNGSKNFPGKGMDDYLQSIGVHFGENLNAMTGQEMTTYMITNVPITREGIVDSVLLVLHDWAGFIDLKDEDIDDERGVICEEWRQGNNAQRRVLDKQMETFFPGSIYAKRNVIGTEEVILSFTYEDLRSFYRKWYRPDMQAFVIVGDFDVDEMEAKLKKTMADIKEFEVKTPKDVVVITDKETPSVSIVTDPELKSTDVSIIFRHKPIAKKYADRVIALKQDIMTGLISSMLNERFTEIARKENAPFLDAGCGYFNFVEPADVLYVSGSARNDETVQTLEAVYTELLRMQRGGFTNSEFERVKTNHLTRAERAYNNRNDRRNGDFVDDYMSNFTSNSPFPSAETQFELTKEVLASITLDEINAVAKSLVRDKNSAVLVAAPSSTQVPSETQIIEVLDKVKGSEIAVFVEEVNNQPLVDQAAIKAGKVIKVDNGKFESTLWTLSNGVNVVIKKTDFKADEVIMNGVKLGGTSTIENLDDLVSIEFWKYFSGNAGLGNFSSTDLRKALTGKIANASASFGPLTATINGSCSPKDMETMLQLAYLRMAAPRFEQTDLNVVTNQWRSMIPNIIQTPDYAFSYQTNKTITGNNPRAMANLPSMEMLDKVSLERMAAMYKAQFANVSGMTFVFTGNFDEDALRPLVEKYLGSLPSDMKESPKFGKYHIHNVEGKVTNEFRTRMETPKVTSLSIYSGNIEWNDTERINLAAIRHILEVRYTKSVREEAGGTYGVQVQLEVSKEPKQEFGLAVYFNTDESKLNELMPIIQKELDDIVAGKIADESITIYKEFVVKKFAESNISNGTWNSYLREWYVWGNDNYSNYLKAVESVTKESIQATAKRAFSQGNLIKVIQLPQQ
- a CDS encoding Transcriptional regulator, Cro/CI family, with amino-acid sequence MNLDVMMARRKISLTELAERIDLTTANLSILKTGKAKAIRFSTLEAICRELDCQPADILEYVNGTSEN